Proteins encoded within one genomic window of Oryza glaberrima chromosome 12, OglaRS2, whole genome shotgun sequence:
- the LOC127756282 gene encoding putative cyclin-dependent kinase F-2: MHVLGLMHRDLKPSNVLVDGRGVLKLCDLGMAFAMEESIPPYSNPVGSLPYNAPELLLRSSIYDETIDMWALGCIMAQLLGGQLLFRGMSREDMLIRIIQVLSVDDIAGWRGYDDSMIPKTLRSGRRRHSRVLRIFSFLRVAVGAGLPEPVKRARRRSRLHRFFSIPGKADGRTGLPELSEAGFEVLSGLLTCNPEKRMTAAQALQHRWFTV, encoded by the coding sequence ATGCACGTGCTCGGCCTCATGCACCGGGACCTCAAGCCGAGCAACGTGCTCGTCGACGGCCGAGGCGTGCTGAAGCTCTGCGACCTCGGGATGGCTTTCGCCATGGAGGAATCCATACCGCCGTACTCGAACCCGGTCGGCTCGCTGCCGTACAACGCGCCGGAGCTCTTGCTCAGGTCGTCGATCTACGACGAGACGATCGACATGTGGGCGCTCGGCTGCATCATGGCGCAGCTCCTCGGAGGCCAGCTGCTGTTCCGCGGAATGTCCCGCGAGGACATGCTCATCCGCATCATCCAAGTTCTTAGCGTGGACGACATCGCCGGCTGGAGGGGCTACGACGACAGTATGATCCCGAAGACGTTGCGGAGCGGACGTCGGAGGCACAGCCGTGTGCTCCGGATTTTCTCCTTTCTCAGGGTGGCCGTTGGCGCCGGTCTGCCGGAGCCGGTAAAGAGGGCACGGCGGCGCAGCCGTCTGCACCGGTTCTTCTCCATTCCGGGGAAGGCCGATGGCCGCACTGGTCTGCCGGAGCTGTCGGAGGCTGGGTTCGAGGTGTTGAGTGGGCTTCTGACGTGTAACCCGGAGAagaggatgacggcggcgcaagCTCTCCAGCATCGTTGGTTCACCGTGTGA